A genome region from Trichosurus vulpecula isolate mTriVul1 chromosome 5, mTriVul1.pri, whole genome shotgun sequence includes the following:
- the LOC118852064 gene encoding pancreatic progenitor cell differentiation and proliferation factor-like codes for MAAIPSSSSLVATHDYYRRRLGSTSSNSSCGSAEYSGEVIPHHPGLPKSDPGHWWASFFFRKSSHPFMTTVLESPEHSGTFQVAHGTITCDLAQEAMRKRHVSEPSKTNTGPSA; via the coding sequence ATGGCAGCAATCCCGTCCAGCAGTTCACTTGTAGCAACCCATGACTACTACCGAAGGCGTCTGGGTTCCACTTCCAGCAACAGCTCCTGTGGAAGTGCTGAGTACTCTGGGGAAGTGATCCCCCACCATCCTGGTCTTCCCAAATCAGACCCAGGCCACTGGTGGGCAAGCTTCTTCTTCAGGAAGTCGAGTCATCCGTTCATGACAACTGTATTGGAATCCCCAGAGCACTCAGGAACTTTCCAGGTTGCTCACGGCACGATCACCTGTGACCTGGCTCAGGAGGCCATGAGGAAGCGGCATGTCAGCGAGCCCAGCAAGACCAACACTGGGCCTTCTGCATGA